The following DNA comes from Pseudodesulfovibrio alkaliphilus.
GTTGTCTCCGTCCCCATGGAGGTGATTGAACCGCGAAAGGATGCCATGGTATTGCTGCCAATAGTGTCAACCTGCATCAGGTTGGGCACCTGGGCGAGGACATCATGGACGGTCTTCAGGTTCTTGTCTTCCAGGTCCTGTGCCGTGAACACCGTCACAGCCACGGGTGTCTTTTGCACTTCGGTCTGTCTTTTCTCTGCGGTGATCACCACGGGAACCAACGTATGGTAAGATTCTTCCTTTTCCGAACCAGCCCCGGCGTTCTCGCCCTCCAAGCTCTCTGCCATCGCCTTGGGCGAAGCCAACAAGGCCACTGCGGCCACAAGAAATACGATCATAAACCCGTTACGGATTCTTTGCCGAACCTTACTGAACTGCATCGCGCCATCTCCTCTTGACCATGATGATTGTGAAACTCATTATCGGCAAAAGAGTATTATATTCCGAACTCTTCATTGAACATATGACACCCTTCTGTCAGATACGATTCTTTAAATTAATCGTGATGCGTTGTCTTGACGTGTTTATTTGAATTCTACCCAATTCCGACAAATCAGAGAGTTGCGGACGCTTCCCCGGCCTCGTGGCAAGTCGTTGACTTGGGCCAAATTTGGATATAACTGTCAAATTTATCGTAGTGACCGACCAGAGGGCAGTTCACCCGAGTGGCGCTGTGCCTGAGAAATCAGCTCCATCAGAGGATGGTAAATACTTTTTTGCCATTTTGACGATAATGATTTTCATTTTCGATTCCGGGAGATTGTGCCGGAAAGTGTGAAGGAAGAAGCTATGAATTTTGACGCTATTCTAAAAGAACGACAGGTTTTTTCCAGAATGTCCAAGCTGGACATCCCGGCGACGCTGCATGCTCAGCCAGAGGATTTTACCTTTGAACACGGCATGGTGACGGGAAACGGATTCCTGTTTGATCCGTTGCCGGGGTTCCATTTTGGTGCATGCGGACCAGTTTACATCAACGCGCCAATTGACGGTGACTTTCTTTACGACACGCAGCTCACCATCGCGCTACTTGTCCTGGAAGGCTCATGCACAATCGAGCTGGATCAATCAACCTCACACCATCTTCAGAACAGCATGTTTTTGATAGGCAGATGGAACAATCAAGCAGGCAAGGTTTCTGTCAAATCAAATCAAACCTACTGCCATGCCGCCTTCATGCTTGAGGAAAAGGCCCTTGAGGCCGTCTTCGGATTACGGAGTGCGAAAGACATAGTGAAAACCCTGGAAAAAGCGGCCGGGCAAAGAAGAGGGGGTGCCCATTCTGTATCAGGCATTGCCGGACCAGACACCATACTCGCGGCGAGAAACGTGCTTGCCATGCAGCGCATTGACGGGCTTGACATTCTCAGGCTCAGAGGGGCTTGCATCGGGCTTTTTTCTAAACTTATTAAGACCATTTCCGCATCAAGCACTGCGTACTACCCAATACCAAATGACGACAAGATACTGCTGGAAAAACTCAAGAAGCGCATTGAAAATGACTTCCTAAACATTGGACCAGCATCGGTTATATGCGCTGAATACCACATGAGCTTTTCAAAAGCCAATAATGCCTTTAAGCATCTCTATTCAACAACTATTGCGAAGTATATTCAGCAATGCAAATTAAAGCACGCCTATACATTGCTTCATTCTCGAAAAATGAACGTCAGCGAATGCGCCTTCGAGATTGGCTACTCAAATGTCAGCCACTTCATCCTTGCCTTCAAGAAACAATATGGGATTACCCCTAAAAAGCTTACACATCTGCAGGACGAGGCTGGAATAACCATCTGACGATCCTCGACGGTACTTTACTCTATCCACCGCCCTCCCCCCGTTTAAAACCAAAGCTAAGCCTCCGCCTCAGGCGGAAG
Coding sequences within:
- a CDS encoding helix-turn-helix domain-containing protein — protein: MSKLDIPATLHAQPEDFTFEHGMVTGNGFLFDPLPGFHFGACGPVYINAPIDGDFLYDTQLTIALLVLEGSCTIELDQSTSHHLQNSMFLIGRWNNQAGKVSVKSNQTYCHAAFMLEEKALEAVFGLRSAKDIVKTLEKAAGQRRGGAHSVSGIAGPDTILAARNVLAMQRIDGLDILRLRGACIGLFSKLIKTISASSTAYYPIPNDDKILLEKLKKRIENDFLNIGPASVICAEYHMSFSKANNAFKHLYSTTIAKYIQQCKLKHAYTLLHSRKMNVSECAFEIGYSNVSHFILAFKKQYGITPKKLTHLQDEAGITI